The following proteins are co-located in the Apium graveolens cultivar Ventura chromosome 5, ASM990537v1, whole genome shotgun sequence genome:
- the LOC141723420 gene encoding uncharacterized protein LOC141723420 isoform X2: protein MSTPRLTVIQSDKTTVTSSPRVLRNSDDDIWKRLEEAGFDEDSIKRRDKASLIAYITKLESEIYDHQYQMGLLIMERKEWVSKFEQTEAALNSAELMRKHDKASHVAALAEAKKREDNLKKAIEIERECLANIEKTLHELRAEYAETKVSADSKLAEARSMMEDALKKLSEADAKMLAAESLEAEAGRFHRAAERKLHEVEAREDDLRRRAASFKTECDTKDEEFLHERQSLCERQKSLQQSQQRLVDGQELLNKRESHIFDRTQELNRKEKELEASKLKLGEELQVLAEEQANLKIKASSLSLREEVVTKRECEVKKREEGVLVLQDKLEKKESERIQQLLANYEASLSNKKSDFEAELEMRRKLVHDDIENKRRDWELREVDLHHREELISEKEHELDMQSRAVVDKESYLTERFSLLVEKENSLDAMKKEIQSKESLLQKEKEEINSSKLDLQKSLDALKNEKQQIHHAEEKMKAMKSETDELFVLESKLKEEIETIRAQKQELEVEADEMKELKLKFEVEWQSIDEKRKELQKEAECINGEREALYRTLKDERNSLKLEKDAIWDEYTRNNESLSRDREEFLSKMEHERSELFSNIQKERSDFSLAFEVQTKDLEDRLAKRREEIESNLAERERAFEEEKRKELMRIDSLRETLARETEQVNLELNRLDTERREINLDREKRDREWAELNSSIEELKAQRQKLEKQRELMRADKEDILVQIEHLKQLEDRKVVPDRLALTDIQQSDVQPSKRVSARRFLKQQSGIDSGCRSENNGNTSPGKSSVIISPPVSTPFSWLKRCASSLLEQKASNKKMRHSEEIVNPSTISARLDAPEDEHAVKSVNQAPVHAKETTVYIDKIITIREVTSFNDGRVNGNSQDPEKGLSLSADEKLEGNDDIKSVKPNKNGEVKQKMMQASLTEK from the exons ATGTCTACTCCTCGATTGACCGTTATTCAATCGGATAAAACAACGGTTACTTCATCACCTAGGGTTTTGCGAAACAGCGATGATGATATTTGGAAGCGTCTTGAAGAAGCTGGCTTTGATGAAGATTCAATTAAACGAAGAGATAAAGCTTCTCTCATCGCTTATATCACCAAGCTTGAATCCGAG ATTTATGATCATCAATATCAAATGGGACTACTTATTATGGAAAGAAAAGAATGGGTTTCCAAGTTTGAGCAGACCGAAGCTGCTTTGAATTCTGCGGAGTTAATGCGTAAACATGACAAGGCTTCACATGTAGCTGCATTGGCAGAAGCAAAGAAACGGGAAGACAATCTCAAGAAAGCTATTGAGATTGAGCGAGAATGTCTTGCAAAT ATTGAGAAAACATTACATGAATTGCGTGCTGAATATGCTGAAACGAAAGTCTCGGCAGATAGTAAACTGGCGGAAGCGAGGAGTATGATGGAGGATGCTTTGAAGAAGTTGAGTGAGGCTGATGCCAAAATGCTGGCAGCAGAATCTCTGGAAGCAGAAGCTGGTCGATTTCATCGTGCTGCAGAAAGAAAGTTGCATGAAGTTGAAGCACGGGAAGATGATTTAAGAAGGCGTGCAGCATCATTTAAAACTGA GTGTGATACTAAAGATGAAGAATTTCTCCATGAGAGGCAGTCATTGTGTGAAAGACAGAAAAGTTTGCAGCAATCACAACAAAGATTAGTTGATGGACAAGAATTGCTTAATAAGCGGGAGAGTCACATCTTTGATAGGACTCAGGAATTGAATCGCAAGGAGAAGGAATTAGAGGCGTCAAAGCTTAAACTGGGGGAGGAGCTTCAAGTCTTAGCTGAGGAACAAGCAAATCTCAAGATAAAGGCATCTTCCTTGTCACTGAGAGAGGAG GTTGTTACCAAAAGGGAATGTGAGGTTAAGAAGAGAGAGGAAGGTGTACTTGTTTTACAGGATAAACTTGAGAAGAAGGAATCT GAAAGGATTCAACAGCTATTGGCAAATTATGAAGCATCTCTGAGTAACaaaaaatctgattttgaagCAGAATTGGAAATGAGGCGGAAGTTGGTTCATGATGATATTGAAAACAAAAGAAGAGATTGGGAGTTGAGGGAGGTGGACCTTCATCACAGGGAAGAGCTTATCTCGGAAAAGGAACATGAGCTGGACATGCAGTCTAGAGCAGTGGTTGATAAAGAGAGTTATCTAACAGAGAGGTTTAGTCTATTGGTGGAGAAAGAGAATAGTCTAGATGCCATGAAAAAAGAAATCCAGTCAAAGGAATCCCTTCTTCAAAAGGAAAAAGAGGAGATCAACAGCAGTAAGCTTGATCTTCAGAAATCTTTAGATGCACTTAAGAATGAAAAGCAGCAAATTCATCACGCAGAAGAGAAAATGAAGGCAATGAAAAGTGAAACAGATGAACTGTTTGTTCTTGAATCAAAACTTAAAGAAGAAATTGAGACGATTAGAGCCCAAAAACAAGAACTTGAGGTAGAAGCTGATGAGATGAAAGAGCTCAAGCTAAAGTTTGAAGTTGAATGGCAATCGATAGATGAGAAACGTAAAGAACTGCAAAAGGAAGCAGAATGTATTAATGGAGAGAGAGAAGCTCTTTACAGGACTTTAAAAGATGAGCGTAATAGCTTAAAATTAGAGAAGGATGCAATCTGGGATGAGTACACCCGTAACAATGAATCACTTTCTCGGGACCGGGAAGAGTTTTTAAGTAAGATGGAGCATGAGCGTTCAGAGTTGTTCAGTAATATTCAGAAAGAACGTTCAGATTTCTCTCTGGCTTTTGAGGTTCAGACCAAGGACCTAGAAGATCGTCTTGCTAAGAGGCGTGAAGAGATTGAAAGTAATCTTGCAGAAAGAGAGAGGGCTTTTGAGGAAGAGAAGAGGAAAGAATTGATGCGTATAGATTCATTAAGGGAAACATTGGCCAGGGAAACTGAGCAAGTTAATCTGGAATTGAACAGACTTGATACTGAAAGGAGAGAAATAAATTTGGACCGGGAAAAAAGAGACAGAGAATGGGCAGAGTTAAATAGTTCAATCGAAGAACTTAAGGCGCAGAGGCAGAAATTGGAGAAGCAAAGGGAGCTAATGCGGGCTGATAAAGAAGATATTCTTGTTCAGATTGAGCACTTAAAGCAATTGGAGGATCGGAAAGTCGTTCCAGATCGTCTTGCACTAACTGATATTCAGCAGTCTGATGTACAGCCTAGTAAAAGGGTCTCAGCTAGAAGATTTTTGAAGCAACAAAGTGGAATAGATTCAGGTTGCAGATCTGAGAATAATGGTAATACATCTCCTGGCAAAAGTTCAGTTATTATCTCTCCTCCGGTCTCGACTCCTTTTTCATGGCTCAAACGGTGTGCTAGCAGTCTGCTAGAGCAAAAAGCGAGTAATAAGAAAATGAGACATTCAGAGGAAATAGTTAACCCTAG TACGATATCTGCACGACTCGATGCACCGGAAGATGAGCATGCAGTCAAGTCAGTTAACCAAGCTCCAGTACATGCGAAGGAGACAACTGTTTACATAGATAAGATCATAACTATCAGAGAAGTGACTTCTTTTAATGATGGTAGAGTTAATGGGAACAGTCAG GATCCGGAAAAAGGATTGTCCCTGAGTGCTGATGAGAAGCTTGAAGGTAATGATGATATTAAATCGGTGAAGCCCAATAAAAATGGGGAAGTCAAGCAGAAAATGATGCAAGCAAGTTTGACAGAGAAGTAA
- the LOC141723420 gene encoding uncharacterized protein LOC141723420 isoform X1 yields the protein MSTPRLTVIQSDKTTVTSSPRVLRNSDDDIWKRLEEAGFDEDSIKRRDKASLIAYITKLESEIYDHQYQMGLLIMERKEWVSKFEQTEAALNSAELMRKHDKASHVAALAEAKKREDNLKKAIEIERECLANVWFVLYFVDGILVYLLLIFFGANYFLLFVKIEKTLHELRAEYAETKVSADSKLAEARSMMEDALKKLSEADAKMLAAESLEAEAGRFHRAAERKLHEVEAREDDLRRRAASFKTECDTKDEEFLHERQSLCERQKSLQQSQQRLVDGQELLNKRESHIFDRTQELNRKEKELEASKLKLGEELQVLAEEQANLKIKASSLSLREEVVTKRECEVKKREEGVLVLQDKLEKKESERIQQLLANYEASLSNKKSDFEAELEMRRKLVHDDIENKRRDWELREVDLHHREELISEKEHELDMQSRAVVDKESYLTERFSLLVEKENSLDAMKKEIQSKESLLQKEKEEINSSKLDLQKSLDALKNEKQQIHHAEEKMKAMKSETDELFVLESKLKEEIETIRAQKQELEVEADEMKELKLKFEVEWQSIDEKRKELQKEAECINGEREALYRTLKDERNSLKLEKDAIWDEYTRNNESLSRDREEFLSKMEHERSELFSNIQKERSDFSLAFEVQTKDLEDRLAKRREEIESNLAERERAFEEEKRKELMRIDSLRETLARETEQVNLELNRLDTERREINLDREKRDREWAELNSSIEELKAQRQKLEKQRELMRADKEDILVQIEHLKQLEDRKVVPDRLALTDIQQSDVQPSKRVSARRFLKQQSGIDSGCRSENNGNTSPGKSSVIISPPVSTPFSWLKRCASSLLEQKASNKKMRHSEEIVNPSTISARLDAPEDEHAVKSVNQAPVHAKETTVYIDKIITIREVTSFNDGRVNGNSQDPEKGLSLSADEKLEGNDDIKSVKPNKNGEVKQKMMQASLTEK from the exons ATGTCTACTCCTCGATTGACCGTTATTCAATCGGATAAAACAACGGTTACTTCATCACCTAGGGTTTTGCGAAACAGCGATGATGATATTTGGAAGCGTCTTGAAGAAGCTGGCTTTGATGAAGATTCAATTAAACGAAGAGATAAAGCTTCTCTCATCGCTTATATCACCAAGCTTGAATCCGAG ATTTATGATCATCAATATCAAATGGGACTACTTATTATGGAAAGAAAAGAATGGGTTTCCAAGTTTGAGCAGACCGAAGCTGCTTTGAATTCTGCGGAGTTAATGCGTAAACATGACAAGGCTTCACATGTAGCTGCATTGGCAGAAGCAAAGAAACGGGAAGACAATCTCAAGAAAGCTATTGAGATTGAGCGAGAATGTCTTGCAAATGTATGGTTTGTCTTGTATTTTGTTGATGGTATTTTGGTATACTTGTTATTGATATTTTTTGGGGCTAATTACTTTCTTTTGTTTGTTAAGATTGAGAAAACATTACATGAATTGCGTGCTGAATATGCTGAAACGAAAGTCTCGGCAGATAGTAAACTGGCGGAAGCGAGGAGTATGATGGAGGATGCTTTGAAGAAGTTGAGTGAGGCTGATGCCAAAATGCTGGCAGCAGAATCTCTGGAAGCAGAAGCTGGTCGATTTCATCGTGCTGCAGAAAGAAAGTTGCATGAAGTTGAAGCACGGGAAGATGATTTAAGAAGGCGTGCAGCATCATTTAAAACTGA GTGTGATACTAAAGATGAAGAATTTCTCCATGAGAGGCAGTCATTGTGTGAAAGACAGAAAAGTTTGCAGCAATCACAACAAAGATTAGTTGATGGACAAGAATTGCTTAATAAGCGGGAGAGTCACATCTTTGATAGGACTCAGGAATTGAATCGCAAGGAGAAGGAATTAGAGGCGTCAAAGCTTAAACTGGGGGAGGAGCTTCAAGTCTTAGCTGAGGAACAAGCAAATCTCAAGATAAAGGCATCTTCCTTGTCACTGAGAGAGGAG GTTGTTACCAAAAGGGAATGTGAGGTTAAGAAGAGAGAGGAAGGTGTACTTGTTTTACAGGATAAACTTGAGAAGAAGGAATCT GAAAGGATTCAACAGCTATTGGCAAATTATGAAGCATCTCTGAGTAACaaaaaatctgattttgaagCAGAATTGGAAATGAGGCGGAAGTTGGTTCATGATGATATTGAAAACAAAAGAAGAGATTGGGAGTTGAGGGAGGTGGACCTTCATCACAGGGAAGAGCTTATCTCGGAAAAGGAACATGAGCTGGACATGCAGTCTAGAGCAGTGGTTGATAAAGAGAGTTATCTAACAGAGAGGTTTAGTCTATTGGTGGAGAAAGAGAATAGTCTAGATGCCATGAAAAAAGAAATCCAGTCAAAGGAATCCCTTCTTCAAAAGGAAAAAGAGGAGATCAACAGCAGTAAGCTTGATCTTCAGAAATCTTTAGATGCACTTAAGAATGAAAAGCAGCAAATTCATCACGCAGAAGAGAAAATGAAGGCAATGAAAAGTGAAACAGATGAACTGTTTGTTCTTGAATCAAAACTTAAAGAAGAAATTGAGACGATTAGAGCCCAAAAACAAGAACTTGAGGTAGAAGCTGATGAGATGAAAGAGCTCAAGCTAAAGTTTGAAGTTGAATGGCAATCGATAGATGAGAAACGTAAAGAACTGCAAAAGGAAGCAGAATGTATTAATGGAGAGAGAGAAGCTCTTTACAGGACTTTAAAAGATGAGCGTAATAGCTTAAAATTAGAGAAGGATGCAATCTGGGATGAGTACACCCGTAACAATGAATCACTTTCTCGGGACCGGGAAGAGTTTTTAAGTAAGATGGAGCATGAGCGTTCAGAGTTGTTCAGTAATATTCAGAAAGAACGTTCAGATTTCTCTCTGGCTTTTGAGGTTCAGACCAAGGACCTAGAAGATCGTCTTGCTAAGAGGCGTGAAGAGATTGAAAGTAATCTTGCAGAAAGAGAGAGGGCTTTTGAGGAAGAGAAGAGGAAAGAATTGATGCGTATAGATTCATTAAGGGAAACATTGGCCAGGGAAACTGAGCAAGTTAATCTGGAATTGAACAGACTTGATACTGAAAGGAGAGAAATAAATTTGGACCGGGAAAAAAGAGACAGAGAATGGGCAGAGTTAAATAGTTCAATCGAAGAACTTAAGGCGCAGAGGCAGAAATTGGAGAAGCAAAGGGAGCTAATGCGGGCTGATAAAGAAGATATTCTTGTTCAGATTGAGCACTTAAAGCAATTGGAGGATCGGAAAGTCGTTCCAGATCGTCTTGCACTAACTGATATTCAGCAGTCTGATGTACAGCCTAGTAAAAGGGTCTCAGCTAGAAGATTTTTGAAGCAACAAAGTGGAATAGATTCAGGTTGCAGATCTGAGAATAATGGTAATACATCTCCTGGCAAAAGTTCAGTTATTATCTCTCCTCCGGTCTCGACTCCTTTTTCATGGCTCAAACGGTGTGCTAGCAGTCTGCTAGAGCAAAAAGCGAGTAATAAGAAAATGAGACATTCAGAGGAAATAGTTAACCCTAG TACGATATCTGCACGACTCGATGCACCGGAAGATGAGCATGCAGTCAAGTCAGTTAACCAAGCTCCAGTACATGCGAAGGAGACAACTGTTTACATAGATAAGATCATAACTATCAGAGAAGTGACTTCTTTTAATGATGGTAGAGTTAATGGGAACAGTCAG GATCCGGAAAAAGGATTGTCCCTGAGTGCTGATGAGAAGCTTGAAGGTAATGATGATATTAAATCGGTGAAGCCCAATAAAAATGGGGAAGTCAAGCAGAAAATGATGCAAGCAAGTTTGACAGAGAAGTAA